In Candidatus Woesebacteria bacterium, one DNA window encodes the following:
- a CDS encoding glutaredoxin family protein encodes MKITIYSTTTCPYCKMAKDYLSSFNFSFEEKLVDQDEAAREEMSSISGGFLGVPFIVIEKDTGEKVQIVGFDKEKIKSTLDIKDLA; translated from the coding sequence ATGAAAATAACTATTTATTCAACAACAACTTGTCCTTATTGTAAGATGGCAAAGGACTACCTGTCTTCTTTTAATTTTTCTTTTGAGGAAAAATTGGTTGATCAGGATGAGGCAGCGCGTGAGGAAATGTCCTCTATTTCTGGCGGATTTTTGGGCGTGCCTTTTATCGTGATTGAAAAAGACACGGGGGAAAAGGTACAGATTGTTGGTTTTGACAAGGAAAAAATTAAAAGTACTCTTGATATTAAGGATTTAGCTTAA
- a CDS encoding Triosephosphate isomerase — protein MIFVNFKTYKEASGENAVSLAKIVEEVQHVTSVKIFPVVQATDVKEIKEKTSLEVWVQNIDPVSFGAHTGAILPEATVEDGASGTFLNHSESKFSSFDELEKAEKRAKEAGLKTLIFASNLEELERVCQFKPDFVAYEPPELIGSATISVAEAKPEVISQALGIARKFALPLIVGAGIHSKEDVARSLELGALGIAVSSAVVLAHNPKEKLLELASGFGLGNRR, from the coding sequence ATGATTTTTGTTAATTTTAAAACTTATAAAGAGGCAAGTGGCGAAAACGCTGTTTCTTTGGCGAAAATAGTAGAAGAGGTGCAACATGTAACTTCAGTCAAAATTTTTCCAGTGGTTCAAGCTACAGATGTCAAGGAAATTAAGGAGAAAACCAGTCTTGAGGTGTGGGTTCAGAATATAGATCCTGTCTCTTTTGGAGCTCATACTGGTGCTATTTTACCTGAGGCAACGGTTGAAGATGGTGCCAGCGGCACTTTTCTTAATCATTCGGAGTCAAAGTTTTCTTCTTTTGATGAACTTGAGAAAGCAGAAAAAAGAGCAAAGGAAGCGGGTTTAAAAACCTTGATTTTTGCTTCTAATTTGGAAGAACTTGAAAGAGTCTGTCAATTTAAGCCTGATTTTGTGGCTTATGAGCCACCTGAGCTTATTGGTAGCGCCACTATCTCGGTAGCCGAAGCAAAGCCTGAAGTCATCTCTCAGGCACTAGGAATAGCAAGAAAATTTGCTTTGCCTTTGATAGTAGGAGCTGGAATTCACTCAAAAGAAGATGTGGCAAGAAGCCTTGAGCTTGGTGCTTTGGGGATTGCAGTCTCAAGCGCAGTAGTTCTAGCGCACAACCCAAAAGAAAAACTGCTAGAATTAGCCAGTGGATTTGGGTTGGGGAATAGAAGATAG
- a CDS encoding Ribose 5-phosphate isomerase B, translating into MKIYLGADHRGYLLKEKIARFLFEKGYSFEDMGALSLNPDDNYPLYAEKVASMIASSPKDRGILVCGSGVGVLIVANKFDGVRAGLGINKEQVVAARNDDDINVLALASDFTDEKQALEMVLAFLETPFSGKAKHKKRIEDISRIEANN; encoded by the coding sequence ATGAAAATTTACTTAGGAGCAGATCATAGAGGTTATTTACTTAAAGAAAAGATAGCCAGGTTTCTTTTTGAAAAAGGTTATTCATTTGAGGATATGGGTGCTTTGTCTTTAAATCCTGATGACAACTATCCTCTTTATGCTGAAAAGGTCGCTTCAATGATTGCCTCAAGCCCTAAAGATAGGGGAATTTTAGTTTGTGGTTCAGGAGTTGGGGTTTTGATAGTTGCTAATAAATTTGATGGCGTGAGAGCGGGACTGGGAATAAATAAAGAACAAGTGGTTGCGGCTCGAAATGATGATGACATTAATGTTCTTGCTTTAGCAAGTGACTTTACTGATGAAAAGCAGGCTCTTGAGATGGTTTTAGCTTTTCTTGAAACTCCTTTTTCAGGTAAGGCAAAACATAAAAAAAGAATAGAGGATATTTCTCGTATTGAGGCTAATAATTAA
- a CDS encoding Phosphoglycerate kinase, with the protein MNPPKKLEDLDVLNKTGIIRVDLDAVLDDEVDPKKNLRLLVIKPIVDYLFQKGASSLILIAHYGRPEGKVVPELSLKSLVQPLKDVLERNIFFIDSLNFDEIMRLKEEKNGNQSVFLLENLRFWPGEESNDINFAKNLASLSDFYVNEAFASSHRDHASIVSLPKLLPSALGLRFEKEVENLSRLFESQERPVVIVVSGTKKDKLSYLDGLSKIADMVLIGGRFPDYLPDDSIYRRDNRFLVARLNPDKEDITIHSIEDFEREIKRAKTIALIGPVGKYEEEGHRLGTKRVFEAVADSSAFKIAGGGDTIKAIEMFGITSKFDWISVGGGAVLEFLTKRSLPGIESLSN; encoded by the coding sequence ATGAACCCCCCAAAAAAATTAGAAGATCTTGACGTTTTAAATAAAACAGGAATTATCCGAGTTGATCTTGATGCAGTATTGGATGATGAAGTTGATCCCAAAAAAAATCTTCGGCTCTTGGTTATTAAGCCGATAGTTGATTATTTGTTTCAAAAAGGAGCTTCTTCTTTAATTCTTATTGCCCACTATGGTCGACCAGAAGGAAAAGTTGTTCCTGAATTGTCACTTAAGAGTTTAGTTCAACCTTTAAAGGATGTTTTGGAAAGGAATATTTTCTTTATTGATAGTTTGAATTTTGATGAAATTATGCGCTTGAAAGAGGAGAAAAATGGTAATCAATCAGTTTTCCTTTTGGAAAATTTGCGTTTTTGGCCGGGCGAGGAGTCAAACGATATTAATTTTGCCAAAAATTTAGCCTCTCTTTCCGATTTTTATGTTAATGAGGCTTTTGCTAGTTCTCATCGTGATCATGCTTCAATAGTTTCTTTGCCCAAGCTATTGCCATCAGCTCTTGGACTTCGTTTTGAAAAGGAAGTAGAAAATCTTTCTCGTCTTTTTGAGTCTCAAGAAAGGCCTGTTGTTATTGTTGTAAGTGGCACTAAGAAGGATAAACTTTCTTATTTAGATGGCCTTTCTAAAATTGCTGATATGGTTTTAATAGGAGGTCGTTTTCCTGACTATCTTCCTGATGATTCCATTTACAGGCGTGACAATCGTTTTTTGGTGGCAAGACTTAATCCTGATAAAGAAGATATTACCATTCATTCAATTGAAGATTTTGAACGGGAGATAAAAAGGGCAAAGACGATAGCCTTGATTGGCCCTGTAGGTAAGTATGAAGAAGAAGGGCATCGTCTGGGGACAAAGCGGGTTTTTGAGGCGGTGGCTGACTCTTCTGCTTTCAAAATTGCAGGAGGTGGGGACACTATTAAAGCAATTGAAATGTTTGGCATAACCAGTAAATTTGATTGGATTTCGGTGGGTGGGGGCGCGGTGCTCGAGTTTTTAACCAAGAGGAGTTTACCCGGTATCGAGTCTTTGTCTAATTAG
- a CDS encoding Glycosyl transferase, group 2 family protein: MQQDNSRSKIMIGKIPEPFFSVIIPTLNEEKRLPLILKDLEEQSLKDFEIIVVDAKSKDKTLDKVRELQKRLKDLKIIISQKRNVGFQRNLGAKKAKAKWIIFMDADNRISKNFLKEIKTQLDKYNPDILSTWMKPDTKRNKDKLIANLINLFIEFQKKTKRPSILEAFLCIKKDSFNKLKGFNEKIKWAEGSEMMERAVKNKMKFVFLKKPSYKTSFRRIHKEGTFKILVKLILLEINKVYNKSSSGKMTKILYPMNGGSYYLSDRNNKLDSKNILLKIREKITKVYKNKTKKLIRQRLDTG, from the coding sequence ATGCAGCAAGACAACTCAAGATCTAAAATTATGATCGGCAAAATACCGGAACCATTCTTTAGTGTAATAATTCCTACTCTAAACGAAGAAAAAAGACTGCCCCTCATTCTCAAGGATTTAGAGGAGCAATCTCTTAAAGACTTTGAAATTATAGTTGTTGACGCAAAATCCAAAGACAAAACATTAGATAAAGTAAGAGAACTTCAAAAAAGACTCAAAGATTTAAAAATAATAATTAGCCAAAAAAGAAATGTCGGCTTTCAAAGAAATTTGGGAGCAAAAAAGGCTAAAGCCAAATGGATTATCTTCATGGACGCTGACAACAGAATATCAAAAAATTTCCTAAAGGAAATAAAAACCCAGTTAGACAAATACAACCCAGATATTCTTTCAACATGGATGAAACCTGACACAAAACGAAACAAAGACAAATTAATAGCTAATCTAATAAATCTGTTCATCGAATTTCAAAAGAAAACAAAAAGACCATCAATCTTAGAAGCTTTTTTGTGTATAAAAAAAGATTCCTTTAATAAATTAAAAGGATTTAATGAAAAGATAAAATGGGCCGAGGGTTCAGAGATGATGGAAAGGGCAGTCAAAAATAAAATGAAATTCGTCTTCCTTAAAAAACCAAGCTACAAAACTTCTTTCCGTCGCATACACAAAGAGGGAACATTCAAGATACTAGTCAAACTCATCTTGTTAGAAATCAATAAGGTTTACAATAAAAGCTCATCGGGGAAAATGACAAAAATCCTGTACCCTATGAATGGTGGCTCTTACTACCTTTCAGACCGAAATAACAAACTGGATTCTAAAAATATACTCTTGAAGATAAGGGAAAAAATAACAAAAGTTTACAAAAACAAAACTAAAAAACTAATTAGACAAAGACTCGATACCGGGTAA
- a CDS encoding NAD-dependent glyceraldehyde-3-phosphate dehydrogenase has translation MSCLAALDYTRRGFELKMIKLGINGFGRIGRIAFRIALLKHLDELKVAAINTSGSMGVSGWAHLVNYDTMYRKFEIEILSEEVKKPEEVTDEDPLIGYLLVPDHNLKIPVLAQKDPAKIPWGRYGVEVVIESTGKFTSEEDAKKHALGGAKRVVISAPSKGGNVGTYVLGVNEYKGDAVVLNNASCTTNCVAPVAAVIQAKFGIEKATMTTIHSYTDDQNLQDNSHKDLRRARAAAENIIPTTTGAAIATTETIPELKGIFDGMALRVPTATGSITDFTFLVKKEATKEEVNQAFKEAAENVLYKGILAVSDLPLVSSDIIGRSESAIVDLSLTSVIDKNLVKVFAWYDNEWGYANRLVEQVVRVGRTITSNEVPTDNITLSFGTKSGQS, from the coding sequence TTGAGTTGTCTTGCTGCATTAGATTATACTAGAAGAGGATTTGAATTAAAAATGATTAAATTAGGAATAAATGGATTTGGCAGAATAGGAAGAATAGCTTTTAGAATAGCTCTTCTTAAGCACTTGGATGAGTTGAAAGTCGCAGCTATTAATACTTCAGGCAGTATGGGCGTTTCCGGCTGGGCGCATCTTGTAAACTACGATACTATGTATCGCAAATTTGAGATAGAGATTTTGTCTGAGGAGGTCAAAAAACCAGAAGAGGTGACAGATGAGGACCCTCTAATAGGCTATCTTCTTGTTCCAGATCATAATCTTAAGATTCCCGTCTTGGCGCAGAAAGATCCTGCCAAAATTCCTTGGGGAAGATATGGCGTTGAGGTTGTAATTGAATCAACTGGCAAATTTACTTCTGAGGAGGATGCAAAAAAACATGCTTTGGGAGGCGCAAAAAGGGTAGTCATTTCGGCTCCTTCCAAAGGTGGTAATGTTGGCACTTATGTTCTTGGAGTTAATGAATATAAAGGCGATGCTGTTGTTTTAAACAACGCTTCTTGCACCACAAATTGTGTGGCGCCAGTTGCAGCCGTGATTCAGGCAAAATTTGGAATAGAAAAAGCGACAATGACTACAATTCACAGCTATACTGATGATCAGAATTTGCAAGACAATTCTCATAAAGATTTAAGAAGGGCAAGAGCGGCAGCGGAAAACATAATTCCAACCACAACTGGTGCTGCTATTGCAACCACCGAGACAATTCCTGAATTAAAAGGAATCTTTGATGGTATGGCTTTAAGAGTGCCTACTGCTACAGGTTCGATCACCGATTTCACTTTTTTGGTCAAAAAAGAAGCTACTAAGGAGGAGGTAAATCAGGCTTTCAAAGAAGCAGCGGAGAACGTTTTGTATAAAGGGATTTTAGCAGTTTCTGATTTGCCTCTTGTTTCATCTGATATTATTGGCAGAAGCGAATCAGCAATAGTTGATTTGTCTTTAACTTCAGTGATTGATAAAAACCTGGTTAAGGTTTTTGCCTGGTATGATAATGAATGGGGTTATGCCAATCGTTTGGTAGAGCAAGTGGTAAGAGTTGGTAGAACTATTACCTCAAATGAAGTGCCGACGGATAATATTACCTTGAGTTTTGGAACAAAAAGCGGCCAGAGCTAG
- a CDS encoding Ribulose-phosphate 3-epimerase: protein MLIIPAILTDNPSELRDLLSKAAQVVRRVQIDINDGSFLGEKTIYPEALIGLETDLFLDFHLMVKEPSNWVEKSAMGGAERIIGQVELMSDQKDFVSKVQEAGPKVGLALDIKTPVSVLDRSILEDVHLVLLMGYQAGRGGQHFDDSVLPKISELIEIRKHDATPFTICVDGGVWTDNILKLDQLGVDEVAVGRRLFKGDIKDNINLLEEKLRL, encoded by the coding sequence ATGCTTATCATTCCTGCCATCTTAACTGATAATCCAAGTGAATTAAGAGATCTTTTGTCAAAGGCAGCACAAGTTGTGAGGCGTGTTCAGATAGACATTAATGATGGTAGTTTTTTGGGGGAGAAGACTATTTATCCCGAGGCTTTAATAGGCCTTGAAACCGATCTTTTTCTTGATTTTCATCTGATGGTTAAGGAACCTTCAAATTGGGTAGAAAAGAGTGCAATGGGGGGCGCTGAGCGAATAATAGGCCAAGTTGAGTTGATGAGCGATCAAAAAGATTTTGTGAGCAAAGTTCAGGAAGCAGGTCCTAAAGTCGGACTTGCTCTTGATATAAAGACACCAGTTTCAGTTCTTGACAGATCTATTCTTGAAGACGTACATCTTGTTTTGTTAATGGGATACCAAGCAGGCAGAGGAGGCCAGCATTTTGACGATTCCGTTTTACCAAAAATTTCTGAATTGATAGAAATTAGAAAACACGACGCCACACCCTTTACTATTTGTGTTGATGGGGGAGTGTGGACTGATAACATATTAAAGCTTGACCAATTGGGGGTTGATGAGGTGGCAGTTGGCAGACGCTTGTTTAAAGGAGATATTAAAGATAATATTAATTTACTTGAAGAAAAATTAAGGCTATGA
- a CDS encoding Rossmann fold nucleotide-binding protein — translation MNPVGHIVFKNIAFFGDADVPPQSQEYKQAFEVAKLLASRGFTIVNGGGPGVMDASTKGAQAAGGETLSVTFNPKDAPGFEGRYIGNITDHEIKTTNYIERMFKLIKHADLFIIFRGGTGTLSEFGTAWVLAKLYYGHHKPFILFGKNWPAIIDTLRRNMNLDKNELSVFEICQSAEEVLPAINRLHRKLESFDHSKCLICDGEECAFRK, via the coding sequence ATGAATCCAGTTGGACACATTGTTTTTAAAAATATTGCTTTTTTCGGTGATGCTGATGTTCCTCCTCAAAGCCAGGAATATAAGCAGGCTTTTGAAGTGGCAAAACTTCTTGCCTCGCGTGGCTTTACTATAGTTAACGGTGGTGGGCCGGGTGTGATGGATGCTTCAACTAAAGGGGCTCAGGCGGCGGGTGGTGAGACTCTTTCTGTAACCTTTAATCCCAAAGATGCCCCCGGTTTTGAGGGAAGATACATCGGCAATATTACTGATCATGAGATTAAAACAACGAATTACATAGAGCGAATGTTTAAACTGATAAAGCATGCTGATCTTTTTATTATCTTTCGCGGAGGAACTGGCACACTTTCTGAATTCGGGACTGCATGGGTTTTGGCCAAACTTTATTATGGGCATCACAAACCATTTATTCTTTTTGGCAAAAACTGGCCGGCGATTATTGACACCCTGCGTCGCAATATGAATCTTGATAAAAACGAACTTTCTGTCTTTGAGATTTGTCAAAGTGCAGAGGAAGTCTTGCCTGCAATTAACAGGCTCCATAGAAAGCTTGAGTCTTTTGATCATTCAAAATGCTTAATCTGCGACGGTGAGGAGTGCGCTTTTCGCAAATAG
- a CDS encoding Transketolase, N-terminal section — translation MSSYQDLEIKAREIRKLVIKSIYKAGSGHPAGSLGASDLIAAFYFKILNHKPKEPNWPERDRFILSNGHICPALYAALSLSGYFPVSEMNNLRKFGSGLQGHPHRGKLPGVETTSGPLGSGLAQAVGIALAARIDKKDFRVYCLTSDGEHDSGNHWEAVMVAAKYKLNNLTLLVDRNKVQLSGNTEEIMPLEPLSLKYKSFNFNVLEIDGHNFDEIINSVYKAKNYKDGPTVIIASTIPGKGVSFMEGKWEWHGKAPSKDEFEAAMAELEGGN, via the coding sequence ATGTCTTCTTATCAAGATTTAGAAATTAAGGCAAGAGAAATCAGGAAATTGGTTATTAAGTCTATTTATAAGGCGGGGTCGGGTCACCCGGCCGGTTCGCTTGGGGCTTCAGATTTAATTGCTGCTTTTTATTTTAAGATTTTAAATCACAAACCAAAAGAACCCAACTGGCCTGAGCGTGACCGTTTTATTCTTTCAAATGGCCACATTTGTCCTGCTTTATATGCTGCTCTTTCTTTATCTGGTTATTTTCCAGTTTCAGAAATGAATAATCTGAGAAAATTTGGAAGCGGTCTTCAAGGGCATCCTCATCGAGGCAAACTCCCAGGGGTTGAGACAACATCAGGCCCTTTAGGTTCGGGTTTAGCGCAAGCTGTTGGTATTGCCCTTGCCGCTAGAATTGACAAGAAAGACTTTAGAGTTTATTGTCTGACAAGCGATGGAGAGCATGATAGCGGCAATCATTGGGAAGCGGTGATGGTTGCTGCCAAATACAAGCTTAACAACCTTACACTGCTTGTTGATAGAAACAAGGTTCAGTTAAGCGGAAATACTGAGGAGATAATGCCGCTTGAGCCTCTTTCTTTAAAGTACAAGTCTTTCAACTTTAATGTCCTTGAGATAGACGGACATAATTTTGATGAGATTATTAATTCAGTTTATAAGGCTAAAAATTATAAAGATGGTCCAACTGTGATTATTGCTAGTACTATTCCCGGGAAGGGAGTTTCTTTTATGGAAGGCAAATGGGAATGGCACGGCAAAGCGCCAAGTAAAGATGAGTTTGAGGCGGCAATGGCCGAGCTTGAAGGAGGTAATTGA
- a CDS encoding Transketolase, C-terminal section, whose product MPEEIANSNQVAKSIRDGFGEGLVEAAKNNKEIVVLTADLEESTRVSGFAKEFPERFFEVGVAEQALVTIASGIANYGKIAVATSFSVFVPGRCLEQIRTTIAINNLPVVLVGSHSGFSAGADGVTHQALEDIAITRSLPNMTVVAPADFYEAKKAIISLLNLKTPSYLRLERDASPFLTEESSSFEVGKARVLKEARDPQITFFGYGSILSEVMKAALELENSGIETRVVNVSTIKPLDEEEIIHSARVSKCLVSVEVHQKAGGLGSAIAEVLASNFAVPLEIVAVDDSFGESGKRDELLKKHHLTADDIKERAMLALQRKSEHILVQ is encoded by the coding sequence ATGCCAGAAGAAATCGCCAATTCAAATCAGGTTGCAAAATCTATTCGTGACGGCTTTGGTGAGGGTTTAGTTGAAGCGGCAAAAAATAATAAGGAGATAGTGGTTTTGACAGCTGATCTTGAAGAGTCAACTAGAGTTAGTGGGTTTGCTAAAGAATTTCCTGAGCGCTTTTTTGAGGTGGGGGTGGCAGAGCAGGCTTTGGTGACTATTGCCTCAGGGATAGCCAATTATGGCAAAATAGCGGTTGCTACTTCTTTTTCAGTTTTTGTTCCCGGCCGCTGTCTTGAGCAGATCAGAACCACAATTGCGATCAACAACTTGCCTGTGGTTTTAGTTGGCTCGCATAGTGGTTTTTCAGCCGGGGCGGATGGCGTAACGCATCAAGCGCTTGAAGATATTGCTATTACAAGATCGCTTCCCAATATGACGGTTGTTGCGCCAGCTGACTTTTACGAAGCTAAAAAAGCTATAATTTCTCTTTTGAATCTCAAGACGCCTTCTTATTTAAGACTTGAAAGAGACGCTTCACCATTTTTGACTGAGGAATCTTCTTCTTTTGAGGTGGGTAAGGCAAGGGTTTTAAAAGAAGCAAGAGATCCCCAGATTACTTTTTTTGGTTATGGCTCTATTCTTTCTGAGGTTATGAAAGCGGCTTTGGAGCTTGAGAATTCAGGTATTGAAACAAGAGTTGTTAATGTCAGCACCATTAAGCCTCTTGATGAAGAAGAAATTATTCACTCGGCAAGAGTTTCAAAGTGCTTAGTTAGTGTTGAAGTTCATCAAAAAGCGGGCGGCTTGGGTTCTGCTATTGCTGAGGTTTTGGCTTCGAATTTTGCTGTTCCGCTTGAAATTGTTGCGGTTGATGATTCTTTTGGAGAATCTGGAAAAAGAGATGAGCTTTTGAAAAAACACCATCTTACAGCAGATGATATAAAAGAGAGGGCAATGCTTGCTCTTCAGAGGAAAAGTGAACATATTTTGGTTCAATAA
- a CDS encoding Transketolase gives MTGKERDCSNYIGEISCENTSFEQNPLFKKLEAISCEVRKGAFEIILKAGSGHLGASSSSTELMVALYFGRILRYDKDNPRHPDRDRVLVRGHLGPLRYKIFSLLGWIEEQELEGYRDLGSRLQGHESMHEIPGVDITPSGSLGMILSYGVGSAFAAKIQGKEYRTFVFLGDGEEQEGNISEAARHAAHLKLNNLICILDNNKAQLGRRTNTVDGATKVSTVWEGYGWDVIEINNGNEIREVIDTLTHVILQDRDKPVLIVANTIKGKGIPGAEDNCCGYHTISSCDESKLLSAISDLEAKLEELQYSQADIRRIAKELAISKKIKENYNPDSNCIDFRPQIEPPAGEKNLVNGLVHYLNHLSKLFRDRETLRLYFMTADLIREDQIELCGLVPPIIYIDVGIREQHLLAMAHGISQSDASSRIIINYGDAFLYRGADQLNAIAQGRSPLVIVGDDGGLSGARNGSTHQSSGQPGMIINMPGIRFYEPADVRDLFNCLNRSIGNYHEPTYIRLHTRNTEELERSDNDLNNTTYYEVGTTTDEVDCVIISSGLTTQGVVEAKKLLKEQYGITARVINVVDLKSLDENFARLIKDDRPVLTVYNGNEVILRNVVSAALLKNGKIIPSSMQGHGFEYGTSGSLEDLIKHFKFDGEGIVEILKHKFPYLFDNPKVYPQS, from the coding sequence ATGACAGGTAAAGAAAGAGATTGTAGTAATTATATAGGAGAAATTTCTTGCGAGAACACATCTTTTGAGCAAAACCCTTTGTTTAAAAAACTAGAAGCAATTTCCTGTGAAGTAAGAAAAGGAGCTTTCGAAATTATACTTAAAGCTGGAAGCGGGCACTTAGGAGCAAGTTCGTCATCTACTGAGTTGATGGTGGCTTTATATTTTGGTAGAATATTAAGATACGACAAAGACAACCCTCGACACCCAGACAGGGACAGGGTACTAGTTCGAGGCCACTTAGGACCACTCAGATATAAGATATTTTCTCTCCTTGGTTGGATAGAAGAACAAGAGCTAGAAGGATATAGAGATTTAGGATCAAGACTACAAGGGCATGAATCTATGCACGAAATACCCGGTGTAGACATTACTCCAAGCGGCTCGTTGGGTATGATTCTATCATACGGGGTAGGTTCAGCTTTTGCAGCTAAAATACAAGGTAAAGAATATAGAACCTTCGTCTTCTTGGGTGATGGTGAAGAACAAGAAGGAAACATTAGCGAAGCAGCACGTCACGCGGCCCATTTAAAACTTAATAATCTAATCTGTATTTTGGATAATAATAAAGCTCAATTGGGGAGAAGAACCAATACCGTTGATGGAGCAACAAAGGTCTCAACAGTCTGGGAAGGATATGGATGGGATGTGATAGAAATAAATAATGGTAACGAAATTCGCGAGGTAATTGATACCTTAACCCATGTTATTTTACAAGACAGAGATAAGCCTGTTCTTATTGTCGCTAATACTATTAAAGGTAAAGGTATTCCAGGAGCGGAAGACAATTGTTGTGGTTACCACACTATCAGTTCATGCGATGAAAGTAAACTCCTGTCTGCTATTTCGGACCTAGAAGCCAAACTTGAAGAACTTCAATATTCACAAGCTGATATAAGAAGGATAGCTAAAGAACTAGCTATTAGCAAGAAGATAAAGGAAAATTATAACCCCGACTCCAATTGTATTGATTTTAGACCTCAAATAGAACCACCAGCGGGAGAAAAAAACCTGGTAAACGGATTGGTCCACTACCTAAACCACCTGAGTAAATTATTTAGAGACAGAGAGACATTAAGGCTTTATTTTATGACCGCCGATTTAATAAGAGAGGACCAAATTGAGTTATGTGGTCTAGTTCCGCCAATCATTTATATTGACGTTGGCATTAGAGAACAACATCTGCTTGCAATGGCACATGGAATATCTCAGTCCGACGCGAGTTCACGAATCATTATCAACTACGGCGACGCTTTTCTTTATAGGGGAGCAGACCAGCTCAATGCTATAGCTCAAGGAAGGAGTCCTTTGGTTATAGTCGGTGACGACGGAGGCTTGAGTGGAGCGAGAAACGGGTCAACCCATCAATCTAGTGGGCAGCCGGGCATGATTATCAATATGCCAGGTATTCGTTTTTACGAGCCTGCGGACGTGAGAGATCTTTTTAATTGCCTAAATAGGTCTATTGGTAATTACCATGAACCAACGTATATAAGATTACATACTAGAAACACTGAAGAACTTGAAAGGTCAGATAATGATTTAAACAATACCACTTATTATGAGGTGGGGACAACAACTGACGAAGTAGACTGTGTCATTATCTCATCTGGGTTAACAACACAAGGAGTAGTAGAGGCAAAAAAATTACTAAAGGAACAATATGGAATCACAGCAAGAGTCATAAATGTTGTCGATCTCAAGTCTCTAGATGAGAACTTCGCTAGATTAATAAAAGATGACAGGCCTGTTCTTACAGTTTATAACGGGAATGAAGTAATATTGAGAAACGTAGTTTCTGCTGCTTTGTTAAAAAACGGAAAAATTATACCCTCCTCTATGCAAGGCCACGGATTCGAATATGGCACATCTGGCTCGCTAGAAGATTTAATCAAACATTTTAAGTTTGACGGAGAAGGTATTGTAGAAATTCTCAAACACAAGTTTCCCTACCTGTTTGATAACCCCAAAGTTTACCCACAAAGTTAA